The following coding sequences are from one Pseudoalteromonas carrageenovora IAM 12662 window:
- a CDS encoding flavin reductase family protein, translated as MHLSKERINALEKHTRTHLINSLSGFKSANLIGTQDKQGNTNLAIVSSVIHLGAHPPLVGMIMRPNSVPRHTFENIIETGSYTINQVNKAIYKQAHQTSARYDKGESEFNATGLTPEYLNEFTAPFVQESRLKYSVKYVEHQHLAINGTELVIGEITDVYLDEVALQSDGFLDLQAIETVSVTGLDSYHTSNKLTRLAYAKK; from the coding sequence ATGCATCTTAGTAAAGAGCGCATAAACGCACTTGAAAAACACACTCGTACTCATTTAATTAATTCGCTTTCGGGCTTTAAAAGCGCCAACTTAATTGGCACGCAAGACAAACAAGGCAACACTAATCTTGCCATTGTTAGCTCCGTTATACATTTAGGTGCTCACCCGCCACTGGTTGGCATGATCATGCGCCCCAATAGCGTGCCTCGCCATACGTTCGAAAACATAATAGAAACGGGTAGTTACACCATTAACCAAGTTAATAAAGCAATTTATAAGCAAGCTCATCAAACCTCAGCCCGCTACGATAAAGGCGAGTCAGAATTTAACGCGACAGGTTTAACACCAGAATACCTAAATGAATTTACAGCCCCTTTTGTGCAAGAGTCGCGATTAAAATACTCTGTAAAATATGTTGAGCACCAACACTTAGCCATTAATGGCACCGAGTTGGTTATAGGTGAAATTACCGATGTATATTTAGACGAAGTTGCCCTGCAAAGCGATGGCTTTTTAGACTTGCAAGCAATAGAAACAGTATCTGTAACTGGGCTAGATAGCTACCACACTAGTAATAAATTAACACGCCTTGCTTACGCAAAAAAATAG
- a CDS encoding SDR family NAD(P)-dependent oxidoreductase has product MKTIVLFGASSTIANAYIEHLQINTPTHQVVCISSKSIESEGSIVHFQTDYTTQSLARVTAYLKEQNANIQQVVIFNGTLHNKTHMPEKKLEDIDAEYFNQLLNSNTLTPLLCLQSILPLLTHKTQCTITALSARVGSINDNKLGGWYTYRASKAALNMLFKTAAVELARRAKNTKLVLFHPGTTDTALSKPFQKNVPAGKLFTAEFVAKQLFTLTFNNPHLELNGEPAYLDWQGETIPW; this is encoded by the coding sequence ATGAAAACGATTGTTTTATTTGGCGCAAGCAGTACAATAGCAAATGCATATATAGAGCATCTACAAATAAACACGCCTACTCACCAAGTCGTTTGTATTAGTTCAAAAAGTATTGAATCTGAGGGAAGCATTGTTCATTTTCAAACCGATTACACAACACAAAGCTTAGCGCGCGTAACTGCTTACTTAAAAGAGCAAAATGCTAATATACAACAAGTTGTCATATTTAACGGCACACTGCACAACAAAACCCACATGCCTGAAAAAAAGCTTGAAGATATAGACGCTGAGTATTTCAACCAACTTCTAAACTCAAACACGCTAACCCCCCTGCTTTGCCTGCAAAGTATTTTGCCACTTTTAACACATAAAACGCAGTGCACTATTACAGCACTCAGTGCGCGGGTTGGCAGTATTAACGATAATAAATTAGGCGGTTGGTATACTTATCGAGCATCTAAAGCGGCCTTAAACATGCTATTTAAAACCGCAGCGGTAGAACTGGCACGTCGCGCTAAAAATACCAAGCTGGTGTTATTTCACCCAGGCACGACCGATACAGCGCTTTCAAAACCATTTCAAAAAAACGTACCTGCAGGAAAACTTTTTACAGCTGAATTTGTAGCAAAACAACTTTTTACACTCACATTTAATAACCCTCATTTAGAACTTAATGGTGAACCGGCCTATTTAGATTGGCAAGGCGAGACCATACCGTGGTAA
- a CDS encoding thiol-disulfide oxidoreductase DCC family protein, whose amino-acid sequence MIIFYDGNCPLCSTEMAQLKQSDTKNKIKLEDLNAADFSERYSYIDKDKAMTYLQAQTHTGEMIYGLDVTYQAWRIVGKHRWLKIFRLPIISFFADCGYLFFAKYRHSISRFLMPNTKCSNGQCSIKTRGVK is encoded by the coding sequence ATGATCATTTTTTATGATGGTAACTGCCCCCTTTGTAGCACAGAAATGGCGCAGCTAAAGCAATCAGACACTAAAAATAAAATTAAGCTTGAGGATCTTAACGCCGCCGATTTTAGTGAGCGCTATTCATATATTGATAAAGATAAAGCAATGACTTATTTACAAGCGCAAACACACACTGGTGAAATGATATACGGCTTAGATGTTACATACCAAGCATGGAGAATTGTAGGTAAGCATCGCTGGTTGAAAATTTTTCGCTTGCCAATAATTAGTTTCTTCGCTGACTGCGGATACTTGTTTTTTGCAAAGTATAGGCATTCAATTAGCCGCTTTTTAATGCCAAATACCAAATGTTCAAACGGCCAATGTAGTATTAAAACTAGAGGTGTTAAATGA
- the ppc gene encoding phosphoenolpyruvate carboxylase, whose amino-acid sequence MSEQYAALRGNVNLLGQLLGQTIKDAQGQAILDKVEEIRALSKSSRSGNEDDRQALIEVLHALSDEELLPVARSFNHFLNLANVAEQFHTVSRFNDVGFCQLNPLTQTLKTLTAKAKEGQLDSNHLAETLSKLHINLVLTAHPTEVTRRTMINKQVELSECLASLERKDNLEQERTAILNRIAQLISQAWHTDDIRRSRPTPIDEAKWGYAVIENSLWHAVPRFLREFSDQVKEHLSLELPIDYSPIEFTSWMGGDRDGNPFVTAQVTTQVLDHGRWMALNLYIQDLKTLCAELSMSDASDELIELAGQEFEPYRAVIKKLKTQVAETVAHLGAKIKNKRSDSQDLITDINQIKHPIEVCYRSLLKCNMKVVADGLLLDLLHRINSFGLRLAKLDVRQDSDRHSDVFSELTRHLGLGDYNQWQEQDKQAFLLTELNSRRPLIPKNWQPSPDVQEVLDTFDVIAKQDEKTFGLYIISMARTASDILAVQLLLKESGCQFDLPVAPLFETLDDLNAGSDVITTLLDNVWYRGHIKNTQNVMIGYSDSAKDAGMMAAGWAQYEAMDKLVQLADERGIELVLFHGRGGTVGRGGAPAAQALHSQPPGSLKGGLRVTEQGEMIRFKFGLPDVALQSLNIYAGAVLQSNLLPPPEPKPQWREVMKLISEESCEHYRNVVRHDENFVPYFRMATPELELSKLPLGSRPAKRNPNGGVESLRAIPWIFAWSQNRLMLPAWLGALTGLKAALDKYGLETLHEMSLQWPFFRARLEMLEMVFSKADSWLSEHYDNALVEDMYKPLGVSLRKELEEAISLVQSLSPQKSLLADQPWIKESIGLRNPYTDPLNVLQVELLRRARSSEKGSEGDIDNALMITMTGIAAGMRNTG is encoded by the coding sequence ATGAGTGAACAATATGCCGCCTTGCGAGGTAATGTAAATTTACTAGGGCAGTTATTAGGGCAAACAATTAAAGATGCCCAAGGCCAAGCGATTTTAGATAAAGTAGAAGAAATTCGAGCTTTATCAAAGTCATCTCGCAGTGGTAACGAAGACGACCGTCAAGCATTAATCGAAGTATTACATGCGCTTAGTGACGAAGAGCTTTTACCGGTTGCCCGTTCATTTAATCATTTTTTAAATTTAGCTAATGTAGCAGAGCAGTTCCACACTGTTTCGCGTTTTAATGATGTTGGCTTTTGCCAACTAAACCCTCTCACTCAAACATTAAAAACGTTAACTGCAAAAGCAAAAGAAGGCCAATTAGACAGTAATCATCTGGCCGAAACACTCTCAAAACTCCACATAAACTTAGTATTAACTGCTCACCCAACCGAGGTGACGCGCCGTACAATGATCAACAAACAGGTTGAACTCAGTGAATGTTTAGCGTCGCTTGAACGCAAAGATAATTTAGAGCAAGAACGCACTGCTATTTTAAACCGTATTGCACAGCTTATTAGCCAAGCGTGGCACACAGACGACATTCGTCGTTCGCGTCCTACGCCTATTGATGAAGCTAAATGGGGCTATGCAGTTATTGAAAATAGCTTGTGGCATGCTGTGCCGCGTTTTTTACGTGAGTTTTCAGATCAAGTAAAAGAGCATTTAAGTTTAGAATTACCAATCGATTACAGCCCTATAGAGTTTACCTCTTGGATGGGGGGAGACCGCGATGGTAACCCGTTTGTGACCGCGCAAGTGACCACGCAAGTGCTTGACCATGGCCGTTGGATGGCACTTAATTTATATATTCAAGACTTAAAGACGTTGTGCGCTGAACTGTCTATGTCTGATGCAAGCGATGAGCTTATTGAACTTGCAGGACAAGAGTTTGAACCGTACCGTGCTGTAATTAAAAAGCTTAAAACGCAAGTTGCTGAAACCGTGGCTCATTTAGGCGCTAAAATTAAAAACAAGCGCAGTGATTCACAAGACCTAATTACTGATATTAATCAAATTAAACACCCAATAGAAGTATGTTATCGCTCGCTATTAAAATGCAACATGAAAGTAGTTGCTGATGGCTTATTACTTGATTTACTGCACCGTATTAATAGCTTTGGCCTGCGTTTGGCTAAACTTGATGTGCGTCAAGATTCAGACCGTCATAGCGATGTATTCTCTGAGTTAACACGTCATTTAGGCTTAGGTGATTACAACCAATGGCAAGAGCAAGACAAACAAGCGTTTTTGCTTACCGAGCTTAATTCTCGTCGCCCGCTAATCCCTAAAAATTGGCAACCAAGCCCAGACGTACAAGAAGTGCTCGACACCTTCGATGTTATTGCAAAGCAAGATGAAAAAACATTTGGCTTATATATTATTTCAATGGCGCGTACTGCTTCTGATATTTTAGCGGTACAACTACTGTTAAAAGAAAGTGGCTGTCAGTTTGATTTACCCGTTGCACCATTGTTTGAAACACTTGACGATTTAAATGCGGGTAGCGATGTAATTACTACACTGCTTGATAACGTGTGGTACCGCGGGCATATTAAAAATACCCAAAATGTAATGATTGGTTATTCAGATTCTGCCAAAGATGCCGGCATGATGGCTGCAGGTTGGGCGCAGTACGAGGCAATGGATAAATTAGTACAGCTTGCCGATGAGCGTGGCATTGAGCTTGTTTTATTCCACGGCCGTGGCGGTACAGTTGGGCGTGGCGGAGCACCGGCTGCTCAAGCGCTCCATTCACAACCACCGGGTTCTTTAAAAGGCGGTTTACGTGTAACTGAGCAAGGCGAAATGATCCGCTTTAAGTTTGGTTTACCTGATGTAGCACTACAAAGCTTAAATATATACGCTGGTGCAGTACTGCAAAGCAACTTATTACCACCACCGGAGCCAAAACCGCAGTGGCGTGAAGTAATGAAGTTAATAAGTGAGGAGTCGTGTGAGCATTACCGTAACGTAGTTCGTCATGATGAAAACTTTGTACCTTACTTTAGAATGGCAACTCCAGAGCTTGAGCTGTCTAAATTACCATTAGGCTCACGCCCTGCTAAGCGTAATCCAAATGGTGGCGTTGAAAGCTTACGTGCGATTCCGTGGATTTTTGCATGGAGTCAAAACCGTTTAATGCTACCTGCATGGCTAGGGGCCTTAACAGGCTTAAAAGCAGCGCTTGATAAGTATGGCCTAGAAACACTTCATGAAATGAGCCTGCAATGGCCGTTTTTCAGAGCGCGCCTAGAAATGCTAGAAATGGTATTTAGTAAAGCCGACAGCTGGTTAAGTGAGCATTACGATAACGCGCTGGTGGAGGATATGTACAAACCACTGGGTGTGTCACTGCGTAAAGAGCTTGAAGAAGCGATTAGCCTTGTTCAGTCACTCAGCCCGCAAAAAAGCTTATTAGCGGACCAACCATGGATCAAAGAGTCTATTGGGCTTCGTAATCCGTACACCGATCCGCTTAATGTACTGCAAGTTGAATTACTACGGCGTGCACGCTCAAGCGAAAAAGGCAGCGAAGGCGACATTGATAATGCATTAATGATCACCATGACAGGTATTGCGGCAGGTATGCGCAATACAGGTTAA
- the cdd gene encoding cytidine deaminase — protein MASATFTVQQDTALTNSHISLSVAQTQALRSQLKAQRGILNSKNIKQLCAQFNVSDDALLQGLVPLASEFSVAPVSHFHVGAIVKALDEQGNVNFYFGANVEFDHQALSLVVHAEQSAINNAWLNGAKKIVKIAISDAPCGYCRQFMNELADAKEFDILLPEQHFKLAELLPHSFGPTDLGNEFSLFNPKPQQQEFANTALDGKLAVMALNAYVPYSQNFSAVKISTFDDGDFYGSYAENAAYSPSLSPLQSALSQLFLAGLSFNGNTVKSITLLETQGHENQGGVARAVLTSFDNLPEIEVISAELR, from the coding sequence ATGGCTTCAGCAACTTTTACTGTGCAACAAGACACAGCTCTTACAAATTCACATATCTCTTTAAGCGTAGCGCAAACTCAAGCTTTACGTAGTCAATTAAAAGCCCAACGCGGCATCTTAAATTCTAAAAATATTAAACAACTATGCGCGCAATTTAATGTATCTGATGATGCGTTATTACAAGGTTTAGTGCCTTTAGCGTCTGAATTTTCCGTGGCTCCTGTTTCTCATTTTCATGTGGGAGCTATTGTTAAAGCGCTTGATGAGCAAGGAAATGTAAATTTTTATTTTGGTGCTAATGTAGAGTTTGACCATCAAGCACTTAGTCTAGTGGTGCATGCGGAGCAGTCGGCTATTAATAATGCGTGGTTAAATGGCGCTAAAAAAATAGTTAAAATAGCAATTAGTGATGCACCGTGTGGTTACTGTAGGCAGTTTATGAACGAGCTGGCCGACGCTAAAGAATTTGATATTTTACTGCCAGAGCAACATTTTAAACTCGCTGAGTTATTACCACATTCATTTGGGCCTACCGATTTAGGCAACGAGTTTAGTTTGTTTAATCCAAAGCCTCAGCAGCAAGAGTTTGCTAATACTGCGCTTGATGGCAAATTAGCAGTCATGGCGCTAAATGCATATGTACCCTATAGCCAAAACTTTAGTGCTGTTAAAATTAGTACCTTTGATGATGGTGATTTTTACGGCAGTTACGCAGAAAATGCAGCCTATAGCCCAAGCCTTTCGCCACTGCAAAGTGCGCTTAGTCAGCTGTTTTTAGCGGGGCTTAGCTTTAATGGTAATACGGTTAAATCAATCACCCTTTTAGAAACACAAGGTCATGAAAATCAAGGTGGAGTGGCACGTGCCGTACTTACAAGCTTTGACAACCTACCTGAAATAGAAGTGATTAGCGCAGAGCTAAGATAA
- the udp gene encoding uridine phosphorylase → MEKVFHLGLCIDDLKGAKLAIVPGDPDRAARISQFLDNPTCLAQTREFHVYLGQLNGHSVVVCSTGIGGPSTSIAVEELAQLGVRKFLRIGTTGAIQPHINEGEILISQASVRLDGASQHFAPLSYPAVSDFYATQAMVQACKNLDIDFHIGITASSDTFYPGQERYDTHSGYVPKSLQGSCEEWQNLGVMNYEMESATLFTMCAALGLQAACVAGVLVNRTRQEIPNVDHGEIERKSVAVVLEAAKVLLG, encoded by the coding sequence ATGGAAAAGGTATTTCACTTAGGACTATGTATTGACGATCTTAAAGGTGCAAAACTTGCGATTGTACCGGGCGATCCTGATCGTGCAGCACGTATTTCACAATTCCTAGACAACCCAACCTGCCTAGCTCAAACTCGCGAATTTCATGTGTATTTAGGTCAGTTAAATGGCCACTCAGTAGTGGTATGTTCAACTGGTATTGGCGGTCCATCTACATCGATTGCTGTAGAAGAATTAGCGCAACTTGGCGTGCGTAAATTTTTACGTATTGGTACTACAGGCGCTATTCAGCCACACATTAATGAAGGCGAAATTTTAATTAGCCAAGCATCTGTACGTTTAGATGGTGCAAGCCAACATTTTGCACCGCTTAGCTACCCTGCGGTATCTGACTTTTACGCAACACAAGCTATGGTACAAGCGTGTAAAAACCTAGATATTGACTTTCATATTGGTATTACCGCTTCAAGCGATACGTTCTACCCAGGGCAAGAGCGTTACGATACACACTCTGGCTATGTACCAAAGTCATTACAAGGTAGCTGTGAAGAGTGGCAAAACCTAGGCGTGATGAACTACGAAATGGAGTCGGCTACATTATTTACAATGTGTGCAGCTCTTGGCTTACAAGCTGCGTGTGTTGCGGGTGTACTTGTTAACCGTACTCGTCAAGAAATTCCAAATGTAGATCACGGCGAAATTGAAAGAAAATCAGTAGCAGTCGTATTAGAAGCTGCAAAAGTACTATTAGGCTAA
- a CDS encoding arginase family protein: MSTQFQAFKNKVEHCLCSPGDGVFTVNTAKERKAALRNKLYGQTENVDPLWRDSLNELPNSPHKAVMLGISSDCGGGILRGANWGPLFVRSALIDQQPQCHSFDLGDVRVIPHLLHDKYLNNATISNCQKALYGDENNDYYVSPLSITEDVCDSFYATFKDKGIFGIGGDHSISYPLTKAYLKAKREQGKRTAIIHFDAHTDLLVERLGIDLCFGSWCTHILEFLPAPHHLIQFGIRSSGKPKAHWESTFGVKQHWAAEIIERGAKAVAAETIAQLKADNVDEVYVSFDIDALDAEFASATGTPEDNGLTPQHALDILSAIADEFPITGADMMEIAPFTDSSLVGQSSSETTLREGAKISAFLISAMNK, from the coding sequence ATGAGCACACAATTTCAAGCATTTAAAAATAAAGTTGAGCACTGCTTGTGCTCTCCTGGTGATGGCGTATTTACTGTAAATACAGCTAAAGAGCGCAAAGCCGCACTTCGTAATAAGCTTTATGGGCAAACCGAAAATGTAGATCCACTTTGGCGCGACTCTTTAAATGAGTTACCAAACTCGCCTCACAAAGCGGTTATGCTGGGCATTAGCTCAGATTGTGGTGGTGGTATTTTACGTGGTGCAAACTGGGGGCCGTTATTTGTACGCTCTGCGCTTATAGATCAACAACCGCAGTGTCACTCATTCGATTTAGGTGATGTACGTGTAATCCCTCATTTATTGCATGATAAATACTTAAACAATGCAACTATTTCTAATTGTCAAAAAGCCCTTTACGGCGATGAAAATAATGACTATTACGTAAGCCCGCTTTCTATTACTGAAGATGTGTGTGATAGCTTTTATGCGACGTTTAAAGATAAAGGTATATTTGGTATTGGTGGCGATCATTCAATTAGCTACCCGCTAACTAAAGCCTATTTAAAAGCAAAGCGCGAGCAAGGTAAGCGTACTGCAATTATTCATTTTGATGCGCACACCGACTTATTAGTAGAGCGTTTAGGTATAGATTTATGCTTTGGTTCGTGGTGTACACATATTTTAGAATTTTTACCGGCACCTCATCATTTAATTCAATTTGGTATTCGTTCAAGCGGTAAACCAAAAGCGCATTGGGAAAGCACCTTTGGTGTAAAACAGCATTGGGCTGCTGAAATAATAGAACGTGGTGCTAAAGCGGTTGCTGCCGAAACCATTGCACAGCTAAAAGCAGATAATGTAGATGAAGTTTACGTAAGCTTTGATATAGATGCGCTAGATGCCGAATTTGCATCAGCCACTGGCACGCCAGAAGATAATGGTTTAACCCCACAGCACGCACTTGATATTTTATCGGCCATTGCCGATGAATTTCCTATTACTGGCGCTGATATGATGGAAATAGCCCCATTTACCGACAGCTCTTTAGTAGGTCAATCAAGTTCAGAAACAACTTTACGCGAAGGGGCTAAAATTTCAGCATTTTTAATTAGTGCGATGAATAAGTAG
- a CDS encoding substrate-binding periplasmic protein, whose protein sequence is MKLYLLILCFACISVNAAEVTIVTEVFPDFQYIDSNGQLAGRSVDKVKKALDTTDIKYSMSANSWAVSYNAVLRDKHTCIFSIVKLPNREDKFSWVAELESFDSAIYALKSRNIRLNTLNDAKNYKTAVLRDNFSHHYLLERGFSETKNLLIIDSLDKIDKLISTRHNILDFVILSNKQFNFRAKREPKLKLLEPVLNLNTHQSPLYFACNINMEQSLQDKLSAAFDEAKK, encoded by the coding sequence ATGAAGTTGTATTTACTTATACTGTGTTTTGCATGCATAAGTGTTAATGCAGCTGAAGTTACTATTGTGACTGAAGTTTTTCCTGATTTTCAGTACATTGACTCAAACGGCCAACTTGCTGGGCGCTCTGTAGATAAAGTAAAAAAAGCACTTGATACCACTGATATTAAATACAGTATGTCTGCAAATAGTTGGGCTGTATCTTATAACGCGGTGCTTAGAGATAAGCACACCTGTATTTTTTCAATAGTGAAACTACCCAACAGAGAAGATAAATTTAGCTGGGTTGCTGAACTAGAAAGCTTTGACTCAGCTATATACGCGCTTAAATCACGTAACATTCGATTAAATACGCTCAACGATGCAAAAAATTATAAAACAGCTGTACTACGCGATAACTTTAGCCACCATTACTTACTAGAGCGAGGCTTTAGCGAAACTAAAAACTTACTTATTATTGACAGTTTAGACAAAATAGATAAATTAATAAGTACTCGTCACAACATTCTCGATTTTGTTATTTTGAGTAACAAGCAGTTTAACTTTCGTGCAAAGCGAGAGCCTAAATTAAAACTCCTCGAACCTGTTTTAAACCTCAATACTCATCAGTCCCCACTTTACTTTGCCTGTAATATAAATATGGAGCAAAGCCTACAAGATAAACTTTCGGCTGCGTTTGACGAAGCTAAAAAGTAA
- a CDS encoding hemolysin family protein, whose product MGDLIGISLLILISALFAMSEIAIAASRKIKLRVMADEGNVKAAAVLKLQENPGAFFAMIQIALNAIAILGGIVGEQALSPYVKSVLVIFYQGAHVEKISFLFSFFTITSLFILFADLMPKRLAMIMPEAVAVRVVTIMRWVTFALTPLVMFFNGVTNFVLRLFKVPAEREDIVTTEDIVAMMDAGAEYGSLQQQEYELIGNVFDLEARFLSSVMTPRDQIVYFDLNESSHDIATKIIDHPHNHFLVVSGNLDKLRGSVESKDILRQVLKGEPANIKQELIETDVFYLPETLSLSEALNAFKSAAKPFAVVVNEYALSVGIVTVKDLMKGFMGDLITHQGDELIIQRDKNSWLVDGLTPITDLAKVLDIEEFPEQMHYETVAGFLIYNMKRIPKRAEHLTFSGFKFEVVDVEGIRVEQLLVSRVIPEPSTHTSLS is encoded by the coding sequence ATGGGTGATTTAATCGGGATTAGCTTGTTGATCTTGATCAGTGCGTTGTTTGCTATGTCAGAAATTGCAATTGCGGCGTCGCGAAAAATAAAACTGCGTGTAATGGCAGATGAAGGCAATGTAAAGGCTGCGGCAGTACTTAAGCTGCAAGAAAACCCTGGAGCCTTTTTTGCCATGATCCAAATCGCGTTAAATGCGATTGCCATTTTAGGTGGTATCGTCGGTGAGCAAGCTCTATCTCCATACGTAAAAAGTGTACTGGTAATTTTTTATCAGGGCGCACACGTAGAAAAAATTAGCTTTTTATTCTCATTTTTTACTATCACCTCACTTTTTATTTTGTTTGCCGATTTAATGCCAAAGCGTTTAGCGATGATCATGCCTGAGGCTGTTGCAGTAAGAGTGGTAACTATTATGCGCTGGGTTACGTTTGCGCTTACACCGCTGGTGATGTTTTTTAATGGTGTAACCAACTTTGTACTGCGTTTATTTAAAGTACCCGCTGAACGAGAGGACATAGTAACAACCGAAGATATAGTCGCAATGATGGATGCAGGCGCAGAGTACGGCAGCTTACAGCAACAAGAGTATGAGCTAATAGGTAACGTTTTTGATTTAGAAGCTCGGTTTTTATCAAGTGTAATGACTCCTCGCGACCAAATTGTGTATTTTGATTTAAATGAAAGTAGCCACGATATAGCGACAAAAATTATTGATCACCCACATAATCATTTTTTAGTGGTGTCGGGTAATTTAGATAAATTACGTGGCTCGGTAGAATCAAAAGATATACTACGACAAGTATTAAAAGGTGAGCCTGCTAATATTAAACAAGAGCTGATTGAAACAGATGTGTTTTATTTACCAGAAACATTAAGCCTATCTGAAGCCTTAAATGCCTTTAAAAGTGCAGCTAAGCCGTTTGCTGTTGTAGTAAATGAATATGCACTTTCTGTCGGTATTGTAACTGTAAAAGACTTGATGAAAGGGTTTATGGGCGATTTGATCACTCACCAAGGTGATGAATTAATTATACAGCGCGATAAAAATTCATGGCTGGTAGATGGCTTAACACCTATTACCGATTTAGCTAAGGTACTAGATATTGAAGAGTTTCCTGAGCAAATGCATTATGAAACAGTGGCAGGCTTTTTAATTTATAACATGAAGCGTATTCCTAAGCGGGCTGAGCATTTAACTTTTTCAGGATTTAAATTTGAAGTTGTTGATGTAGAGGGAATTAGAGTTGAGCAATTATTAGTATCAAGGGTTATACCAGAGCCAAGTACACACACTTCTCTATCTTAA
- a CDS encoding efflux RND transporter periplasmic adaptor subunit — MQRSRIALFVLSALVGSVALTGCDKAADQSQASAPQAVPVGVITLKSQALTLKKELPGRISAFQIAEIRPQVSGIVQSRLFEEGKEVKKGQALYQIDPATFEADLAASEAAVARAEASIASSKSKASRYSELLKIKAVSQQDFDEADAASKQANAELLTAKAQLKSAQINLDYSHVSSPISGQISKSSVTVGALVSANQSTALATVTQLDPIYIDLTQSSNELTQLKKALASGNLGIDAQSQTDVELTMEDGSAYSHKGTLQFSEVTVDPSTGSVTLRAKFPNPEKLLLPGMYARASVVEGVKANAILVPQRGVSRNNKGEPTAMVVGKDNKVESRVLKVDRTIGSNWLVSDGLSDGDKLIVEGLQKIRPGAQVTPSEVQSSTSANNAQ, encoded by the coding sequence ATGCAGCGTTCCCGCATCGCTTTATTTGTATTATCAGCCCTCGTTGGTTCTGTTGCTTTAACTGGTTGTGATAAAGCGGCTGATCAGTCACAAGCATCAGCGCCTCAAGCTGTTCCAGTGGGTGTAATTACATTAAAAAGCCAAGCGCTTACTCTCAAAAAAGAGCTTCCTGGTCGTATTAGCGCATTTCAAATTGCTGAAATTCGTCCGCAAGTAAGCGGTATTGTGCAATCTCGATTATTCGAAGAAGGTAAGGAGGTTAAAAAAGGTCAAGCTCTTTATCAAATTGACCCTGCTACTTTTGAAGCAGACCTAGCCGCAAGTGAAGCCGCCGTTGCTCGTGCGGAGGCAAGTATTGCGAGCTCTAAATCAAAAGCGTCTCGTTACAGCGAACTATTAAAAATTAAAGCCGTAAGCCAGCAAGACTTTGACGAAGCTGATGCAGCGTCTAAACAAGCAAACGCTGAATTGTTAACGGCTAAAGCACAATTAAAGTCAGCGCAAATCAACCTTGATTACAGCCATGTATCTTCTCCTATTAGTGGCCAAATTAGTAAATCAAGCGTAACAGTAGGTGCATTAGTAAGTGCTAATCAAAGCACTGCACTTGCAACAGTGACTCAATTAGACCCAATTTATATTGATTTAACCCAATCCAGCAACGAGCTTACTCAGCTTAAAAAAGCACTCGCTTCGGGTAATTTAGGGATTGATGCTCAAAGCCAAACTGACGTTGAATTAACTATGGAAGATGGCTCTGCATACTCTCACAAAGGAACGTTGCAGTTCTCTGAGGTTACCGTTGACCCAAGCACGGGCTCTGTCACGTTGCGTGCTAAATTCCCTAACCCTGAAAAACTTTTATTACCGGGTATGTATGCACGTGCCTCTGTGGTTGAGGGTGTTAAAGCCAATGCTATTTTAGTTCCTCAGCGTGGTGTAAGCCGAAATAATAAAGGCGAGCCAACAGCTATGGTGGTAGGCAAAGACAATAAAGTAGAAAGTCGCGTATTAAAAGTAGATAGAACCATTGGCTCTAATTGGCTTGTAAGTGACGGTTTAAGCGATGGCGATAAATTAATTGTAGAAGGTTTACAAAAAATTCGTCCAGGAGCGCAAGTTACGCCTTCTGAAGTGCAATCGTCTACTAGCGCCAACAACGCGCAATAA